One window of Camelus dromedarius isolate mCamDro1 chromosome 18, mCamDro1.pat, whole genome shotgun sequence genomic DNA carries:
- the TBC1D20 gene encoding TBC1 domain family member 20 isoform X2, whose amino-acid sequence MAISEGGLLTDEIRRKVWPKLLNVNTNDPPPISGKDLRQISKDYQQVLLDVRRSLRRFPPGMPEEQREGLQEELIDIILLILERNPQLHYYQGYHDIVVTFLLVVGERLATSLVEKLSTHHLRDFMDPTMDNTKHILNYLMPIIDQVNPELHDFMQSAEVGTIFALSWLITWFGHVLSDFRHVVRLYDFFLACHPLMPIYFAAVIVLYREQEVLDCDCDMASVHHLLSQIPQDLPYETLISRAGDLFVQFPPSELAREAAAQQRAEKTAASTFKDFELASAQQRPDMVLRQRFRGLLRTEDRTKDVLTKPRTNRFVKLAVMGLTVALGAAALAVVKSALEWAPKFQLQLFP is encoded by the exons GGAAGGACCTACGACAGATAAGCAAGGACTACCAACAAGTGCTGCTGGATGTCAGGCGGTCTTTACGGCGGTTCCCTCCTG gcatgccagaagaacagagagaagggcTCCAGGAAGAACTGATTGACATCATCCTCCTCATCTTGGAGCGCAACCCTCAGCTGCACTATTACCAGGGCTACCATGACATCGTGGTCACATTTCTGCTGGTGGTAGGCGAGAGGCTGGCGACATCCCTGGTAGAAAAATTATCTACCCACCACCTCAG GGATTTCATGGATCCAACAATGGACAACACCAAGCATATATTAAACTATCTGATGCCCATCATTGACCAGGTGAATCCAGAACTCCATGACTTCATGCAGAG TGCCGAGGTGGGGACCATCTTTGCCCTCAGCTGGCTCATCACCTGGTTTGGACACGTCCTGTCTGACTTCAGGCATGTTGTGCGGTTATATGACTTCTTCCTGGCCTGCCACCCGCTGATGCCCATTTACTTTGCAGCTGTG ATCGTGTTGTATCGAGAGCAGGAAGTCCTGGATTGTGACTGTGACATGGCCTCGGTCCACCACCTGCTGTCCCAGATCCCTCAGGACCTGCCCTATGAGACGCTGATCAGCAGAGCAGGGGACCTCTTTGTTCAGTTTCCCCCGTCCGAACTTGCTCGGGAGGCAGCTGCCCAGCAGCGAGCAGAGAA AACGGCAGCCTCTACCTTCAAAGACTTTGAGCTGGCATCAGCCCAGCAGAGGCCTGACATGGTGCTGCGGCAGCGGTTTCGGGGACTTCTGCGGACTGAGGATCGAACAAAAGATGTCCTGACCAAACCAAGGACCAACCGCTTTGTGAAGCTGGCAGTGATGGGGCTGACAGTGGCACTTGGAGCGGCCGCTCTGGCTGTAGTGAAAAGTGCCCTGGAGTGGGCCCCGAAGTTTCAACTGCAGCTGTTTCCATAA